agtgaaagtgtagatttatattataaaacgacttaaatattgatctgtttgtcacccacatctatcatattacttcagaagacatggattaaaccactggagtcttatggattacttctatgctgcctttatgtgctttttggggcatcaaaattttggcacccattcacttgcattgtatggacctacagagatgatatattcttctaaaaatctcaatttgtgttctgcagaagaaataacatccaacacatctgggatgccatgagggtgagtaaatgaggagagaattttcatttttgggtgtactgtccctttaagggttgATGGTGTGAGGGAGGTCCCTTGCAAGACTTGGGTACTCCAGAAAATCTGCAGTCTATTCAGTCTGAACCGCTCTATCATACAGTAATCTAAGACGCTGTCCACACTGCATGCGACCGTCATGTCGCGCCGATAGTTCACAAACATCCCGTGATCGATTAGCCATCTTTCAGCCGAGCTTGTAATCTTGGACATGCACCCCCCTCGTTCTGTCCATGCCTATGATTGGATAGTGATTACTTTTCAGTGTGGCATGATTTCTGTGGCACAGCAGTTATTTTCTGTTAAAGAATGCAATCAATGATTCTTTGCATTCAAAAGTTTCCCAAAGTTACAGAAGTTTCCATTGAGGTCTCTGTGGTGTTAAGACCGAATGATTATTTcctgcgtgcatgtgtgtgtgtgtgtgtgtgtgtgtgtgtgtgtgtgtgtgtgtgtgtgacagtggcACCGATGAACGCACTCACTGAATCTATGATGACTTTGGCTTCTACACTGGAACAGAAGAAGGGACTCTCTGAGACACAGGTGTTCATACTGTGGGATAAATTTGAAAcaaaaccacaacattaaaagaacATTGGAATATCCCCAAAGCAAATGTACCCCCTGTTTAGAGACCTTCAATGTTGATGTAGCCTTTATGGGGTCAATCTAAACAAACCAGGCCCATTAGCAGGTAATATCAATTCCCAAATTCATTAGTAATATGTCACAGGAGATTCGCTGGGCACATTTGGACATCTGCACACAAAGAACAACAACCTTTATGCTTTTGACGTGTCACAGTTAAAAGCACAGGGGTTCGttgatcatgcccaaaagttgtttagtTTGGGGGGTTCGttgatcatgcccaaaagttgtttagtGTGGGTGGGGGTTCGttgatcatgcccaaaagttgtttagtGGGGGTTGGGGGTTCGttgatcatgcccaaaagttgtttagtGGGGGTTGGGGTTCGttgatcatgcccaaaagttgtttagtGGGGGTTGGGGTTCGttgatcatgcccaaaagttgtttagtGGGGGTGGGGGTTCGttgatcatgcccaaaagttgtttagtGGGGGGTGGTTCGttgatcatgcccaaaagttgtttagtGGAGGGGGTGGGGTTCGttgatcatgcccaaaagttgtttagtGGGGGTTGGGGGTTCGttgatcatgcccaaaagttgtttagtTTGGGGGGTTCGttgatcatgcccaaaagttgtttagtGGGGGTTGGGGGTTCGttgatcatgcccaaaagttgtttagtggggggtgggggtcgttgatcatgcccaaaagttgtttagtggggggtgggggttcgttgatcatgcccaaaagttgtttagtGGGGCGGGGGGTTCGttgatcatgcccaaaagttgtttagtGGGGGGTGGTTCGttgatcatgcccaaaagttgtttagtGGAGGGGTGGGGTTCGttgatcatgcccaaaagttgtttagtGGGGGTTGGGGGTTCGttgatcatgcccaaaagttgtttagtTTGGGGGTTCGttgatcatgcccaaaagttgtttagtGGGGGTTGGGGTTCAGttgatcatgcccaaaagttgtttagtGGGGGTGGGGTTCGttgatcatgcccaaaagttgtttagtGGGGGTGGGGGTTCGttgatcatgcccaaaagttgtttagtGGGGGGTGGTTCGttgatcatgcccaaaagttgtttagtGGGGGGGTGGTTCGttgatcatgcccaaaagttgtttagtGGGGCGGGGGGGTTCGttgatcatgcccaaaagttgtttagtGGGGGGGTGGTTCGttgatcatgcccaaaagttgtttagtGGAGGGGGTGGGGGTTCGttgatcatgcccaaaagttgtttagtGGGGGTTGGGGGTTCGttgatcatgcccaaaagttgtttagtGGGGGTTGGGGGTTCGttgatcatgcccaaaagttgtttagtGGAGGGGGGGTTCGttgatcatgcccaaaagttgtttagtGGGGGTGGGGGTCGttgatcatgcccaaaagttgtttagtGGGGGTGGGGGTTCGttgatcatgcccaaaagttgtttagtGGGGGGTGGTTCGttgatcatgcccaaaagttgtttagtGGGGTGGGGGTTCGttgatcatgcccaaaagttgtttagtGGGGGGTGGTTCGttgatcatgcccaaaagttgtttagtGGAGGGGGTGGGGGTTCGttgatcatgcccaaaagttgtttagtGGGGGTGGTTCGttgatcatgcccaaaagttgtttagtGGGGGGGTTCGttgatcatgcccaaaagttgtttagtGGAGGGGGGTTCGttgatcatgcccaaaagttgtttagtGGGGGTGGGGGTCGttgatcatgcccaaaagttgtttagtGGGGGTGGGGGTCGttgatcatgcccaaaagttgtttagtGGGGGGTGGTTCGttgatcatgcccaaaagttgtttagtGGGGCGGGGGTTCGttgatcatgcccaaaagttgtttagtGGGGGTGGTTCGttgatcatgcccaaaagttgtttagtGGGGGTGGGGTTCGttgatcatgcccaaaagttgtttagtGGAGGGGGGTTCGttgatcatgcccaaaagttgtttagtGGGGGTGGGGTTCGttgatcatgcccaaaagttgtttagtGGGGGTTGGGGGTTCGttgatcatgcccaaaagttgtttagtGGGGGTGGGGGTTCGttgatcatgcccaaaagttgtttagtGGGGGTGGTTCGttgatcatgcccaaaagttgtttagtGGGGGTGGTTCGTTGATCATGCCCAAAATTTGTTTAGTGGGGCGGGGGTTCGttgatcatgcccaaaagttgtttagtGGGGGGTGGTTCGttgatcatgcccaaaagttgtttagtgtagggtggagggtgggggttcgttgatcatgcccaaaagttgtttagtGGGGGTGGGGGTTCGttgatcatgcccaaaagttgtttagtGGGGGTGGTTCGttgatcatgcccaaaagttgtttagtGGAGGGGGTTCGTTGATCATGCCCAAAAGCAgggggtcaccaaactagatcacgcagccttgccctgggcactggcccattgGCCCTgtcagtaatccatccctgccaAACATATATGAGTGATTACCTCTaaattataatctttttttttttttgaagagttTGAATTTTATCCACTTTTCccccaaatgtttttgtttatttcttagtGCATTCACTGTGACAgtacatgtttatttgcaaaccaGAGAGAACAGCAGCGACATTCATGACACGTTCACGTTTCTCAGCTTGAGTGGGCAGTGCCATTTAGATTTGTCTCCTTTTGTCTGACAGTCTTAGAAAAGGGAATATCAGGAATGCTATTTTTAGTGAATTTGTCATGTAAAAGGAATTCAATCTGAGGTTGTATTGAGAATACTCCGATTTGGGTCGGAGTGTGGGTTTCCTCACAGAATGACTGTCATTTAAGACAATTCTATATAGCTGTGTGTAGATTATAGATTGGACTGACAGATGTCTTACCAGTTGATGTCACCGGCATTGGTTTTCTTGGAGATCAGAGCTTTCCAAAAACTATGAGTGTCTTTAACCGTTTTGATGGCGAATTCCtaggaacaaataaaaaatatggttatttatatatatatatatacacaaagtaTATACAGCCTTAAATCTCTAATAATCTGATTAcaccagctgtgcataaggtTGAGGGGTTAAAATGAATAACAGGATAAAAAATAAGTTGTAAGCTTTCTGTAAAGTAATGCAGGTCTATGGACATttcagtcaaccatcagatcctactctccaccatctcttcgctgggcatcacaggaactgtgcttgactggtttaactcctatctctcaggtaggtccttcaaggtagcctggagcgGGGAGGtatccaagtcacatcagctacttactggggtaccacAGGGCtcggtgcttgggccacttctcttctctatatacacaacatcacagGGACCCGTCATCAAGCACATgggttctcttaccactgctatgccgatgacatgcaaatctacttgtctttccagcccaacaacaccaccgtgactgctcaaatctcagcctggatgaagcaACACcccctgcaactcaacccagcgaagactgagctcctcatctttccagccaaccctgctgttgagcacaacatcaccgtgcagctgggtgcaACTACAGTAACGGCTTCCataacggtcagaaatctagaggtaaccatcgataaccaactcagaccacatctcaaagacagcacgatcatgtagatttacactccgCAAtttcaggaagataagacccttcctctctgtaggACCAGAATGcaacagcacgtctggtctttaatcaaccaaagagagcacatgttacacccctcctcgtctctctccactggctgccggttgatgcacgtattcaattcaaggctctgatgctgcatacagaacagtcactgggtctgctccagcatacctaaaagaaTCCTGCGCTCGGCTAATGAGCGATGCCTTGTTGtaacaacacaaagaggcaccaaaacactttcccggattTTCGGCTTCATCGTACCACTCTGGtgaaatgaccttcccaactccatcaaCGAAGCTCAATTTCTGTCTtccaaaaatggctaaaaacatatttttcatgagCCTcttataaacaaatgtaaatatcatcatcatcagaagtCTATCACACAAAACATGAGCTTAACCAGTTTTCCTTTCCAGCCGTTACTCCTGGTCTAAATTTATCCGTAGGGTTGCACGTCAActatgttgtggcagggcggaggctaatcaagccttcgagagggataaaggccgactgcggaggattgtgcgagagagagagatcgtttatggacatgtccgtcatgtgtgtgtttgtctgttaagtttatcattaaaactattatttatatcgtcaagccagttctcgcctcctccttttttgattgacttctttacactggtgccgaaatttacatttacattttacatttacatttatgcatttggcagacgcttttatccaaagcgacttacagagctcttattacagggacaatccccccggagcaacctggagttaagtgtcttgctcaaggacacaatggtggtggctgtggggttcgaaccagtgtccttctgattaccagattaccagttatgtgcttagaccactacaccaccactccattatctgggaaggaggagggataggaggagggatacgccgtagtagagttctcgccactaccgtccaccccaacggagcagccgcggccatctgccgggggatgaggagcccggccgcctggaagcggacgatGGCCGCCAAatgtgaggggagaaggggctcctaaccgaccgcctggagcggtcagggccgctgccaggggcggaggagtccccaaccagccactgaaacgcagcggggtctgagaccaccgaccacgagcagggaggggctcgctgccgactgcctggagcaggagaaccgctgtcaggggcgggggagaccccttctgttccccaagaacgcagcggggcgttccgtccacaaGGGGCTGGAGGCCTGCCTCCGATTCGCCCAGAGAGGCGTGACTGTCGTCCGTtggagtgtggaggagtggccgaggaacaagctacggcatatcagagaactggcgagaaagtgttttttttaatctctctctcactgccgctccacattggccttttccctctcatttaaattgtacagtgttttttttaggggtactacactgttacaggaagtacccccctatttaattatttctgtttccctccccttgtcccctccctcgtccaggtggacggggatgaCCTACCGGCAGACAGGGCAAAAGGCACGCcactccccagggaaagggggggggtgtacatcatgccgggggttccccagcctgagagaacgagggaggaatttgacagggcagagggcggggccaggtcgtgataatacacacctggtcccttatcaggctaatcaagcctccgagagggataaaggccgactgcggaggatggtgcgggagagagagatcgtttacggacatgtccgtcatgtgtgtttgtgtctttttaagtttatcattaaaactattatttatatcgtcaaaccggttcttgccgcctcctttTTTGATTGACTTCTTTACATATGTTTACAGCTGGTGTAGCCCCTAGTCTCGAATCCCTCCCTCAAAGCAAGTCTGTAGGATTTTATCCCCCTTTTATCATTCGTCAGGTGAAAATAATAAGACTGATAGATAGCTAAGTAAGAGCTCACTCTCCTCCGCAAGCTGCATGAGGTTTTGTCAGGATTTGAGGATTCATTCACGTCTGTAGCACCAATACTGAAGAGTTTTGAAATGGGAAAAGTGCACACCACTAATGCTGTCCTTTTTAGGAGATGCACTCTCCCAGATTATTCCACCAAGATGAGTTTTGTATTTAAAACCTGATTTAATTTGAAAAGTCTTTGTGAGATGTTCTGGCCGATCTCAAACCTGTGAGACAGTGTCTGGCAATTTAATGAAAGATACTATCACACAATATTTCAAAATGACATTAATCATTTTTGCCGTTCCTGACAAGATGGGGAAAATATCTTCATTTTCAGACATCACGGAGAACTCATTCATCAAATGTCGTAAACCGTAGCAACACAACTCTCTCTTTACCCTGTTCTTAAATTCACCGTTGAAGGCAAATTGATTCTGTGGCTTCCCGTCAGGCACTTTATACATTCTGAACCAATCGAGGGTGGCCTCCAGGTAGCCGGGCTTCAGTCTGCGGACATCATCGATATCTGTGTGAATGACAGACGGCGGTGAGACCACGCACAGCTTCAACATCAGGCCAGTTACCAATGCAGAATGTTAAGTTCTCAAACCATTAAAATCTTTAGCCTCTGGGTCCTCGACATTTATAACGATGACTTTCCAATCAGTTTCTCCCTCGTCAATCAGCGCCAGAGTGCCCAACACTTTCACTCGGATGATTTCTCCTCGAGAGCAAACCTTCGGACAAACACAAATGAACATATTTCATTAATGAATGAATTGGCGTGCATGGCAAGCCGAATGGACTTTTATTCAtttgcaggatatgaattattgATATCAAGAATGCCATTTTTACTAGTGGAAATGGCCAATTGTTAATatcattaattacatttccactagttaaaatgtgaattcttgataTAAACAATGACATCACTCATTCTTGATTTCAAAAGTGGGATTTCAACATCATAATTTATATCTATAattgaatttttactagtaacgtTTTACACCGATATGTCAATCACTCCTATTCAAaacactgaaaactattgatatcaaaaatgagtTTCTGAtgagtaaaaattttattttccgTTGTAATTTCTACTAGTCGAAATGCCaattttgatatcaataattgaATTCCAACTAGTAAAAATGCccatttttgatatcagatattcagttttcactagtgacaattttaatttcagatatctataatgtaatttttactagtaagaatttttttttatcatttgataATATCTAAAAAAATCGTTGATAAAttattgatatctgaaatccatttctaatagtgaaaatgtatttcttgatATCAGAAATTGACAATAACAAtgcaattgttgatatcaacaattcaattttcactagttaaaatgctaattatttattaaatttgtgttgtggattttctccccaatgtggaacgcccaattcccaatgcgctccaagtcctcgtggtggcgtagcgactcgcctcaatccgggtggcggaggacgaatctcagttgcctccgcgtctgagaccgtcaatccgcgcatcttatcacgtgacttgttgagcgcgttaccacggagacgaaGCACGTGtggtggcttcacgctattctccgcggcatcaacacacaactcaccacgtgccccaccgagagcgagaaccacatta
This window of the Xyrauchen texanus isolate HMW12.3.18 chromosome 40, RBS_HiC_50CHRs, whole genome shotgun sequence genome carries:
- the ppa1a gene encoding inorganic pyrophosphatase 2, mitochondrial, whose protein sequence is MEIATKDPLNPLKQDLKKGNLRYVSNIFPYKGYIWNYGAIPQTWEDPGHRDGDTGCCGDNDPIDICDIGNKVCSRGEIIRVKVLGTLALIDEGETDWKVIVINVEDPEAKDFNDIDDVRRLKPGYLEATLDWFRMYKVPDGKPQNQFAFNGEFKNREFAIKTVKDTHSFWKALISKKTNAGDINCMNTCVSESPFFCSSVEAKVIIDSAHPYSDADQMPSSADKWFYYSKP